A single Rhinolophus ferrumequinum isolate MPI-CBG mRhiFer1 chromosome 12, mRhiFer1_v1.p, whole genome shotgun sequence DNA region contains:
- the LOC117032203 gene encoding olfactory receptor 13C7: MDSSNGTSTVVGFILLGLSTQPKLEKTFFVLILLMYLVILLGNGVLILVTILDSHLHTPMYFFLGNLSFLDICYTTSSVPLVLDNFLTPRKTISFSACAVQMFLSFAMGATECVLLSMMAFDRYVAICNPLRYPVVMSKAAYVPMAASSWAAGITNSVVQTSQAMRLPFCGDNVINHFTCEILAVLKLACADISINVISMAAANVIFLGIPVLFISFSYVFIIATILRIPSAEGRKKAFSTCSAHLTVVVVFYGTILFMYGKPKSKDPRGADKEDLSDQLMSLFYGVVTPMLNPVIYSLRNKDVKAAVRNLVHQKHLTE; encoded by the coding sequence ATGGACAGTTCCAATGGAACCTCCACCGTGGTGGGGTTCATTCTCCTGGGCCTCTCAACCCAACCGAAGCTGGAGAAAACCTTCTTTGTGCTCATCCTGCTGATGTACCTGGTGATCCTGCTGGGAAACGGGGTCCTCATCCTGGTGACCATCCTTGACTCCCACCtgcacacgcccatgtacttcttcctgggGAACCTCTCCTTCCTGGACATCTGCTACACAACCTCCTCAGTCCCCCTCGTTCTTGACAATTTCCTGACCCCCAGGAAAACCATCTCCTTCTCAGCCTGTGCTGTGCAGATGTTTCTCTCCTTTGCCATGGGAGCCACAGAGTGTGTGCTCCTGAGCATGATGGCGTTTGATcgctatgtggccatctgcaATCCCCTTAGGTACCCTGTGGTCATGAGCAAGGCTGCCTATGTGCCCATGGCTGCCAGCTCCTGGGCAGCTGGCATCACCAACTCTGTAGTTCAGACATCCCAGGCCATGAGGCTGCCCTTCTGTGGGGACAACGTCATCAACCACTTCACCTGTGAGATCCTGGCTGTCCTGAAGTTGGCCTGTGCTGACATCTCCATCAATGTGATCAGTATGGCGGCGGCCAATGTGATCTTCCTGGGCATCCCGGTTCTGTTCATCTCTTTCTCCTATGTGTTCATCATTGCTACCATCCTGAGGATCCCCTCAGCTGAGGGGAGGAAAAAGGCCTTCTCCACCTGCTCTGCCCACCTCACGGTCGTGGTCGTCTTCTATGGGACCATCCTCTTCATGTATGGGAAACCCAAATCCAAGGACCCACGAGGGGCAGACAAAGAGGACCTTTCAGACCAGCTCATGTCCCTTTTCTACGGGGTGGTGACCCCCATGCTCAACCCCGTCATCTACAGCCTGAGGAACAAGGACGTGAAGGCCGCTGTGAGGAACCTGGTACATCAGAAACACCTAACTGAATGA